One part of the Ignisphaera cupida genome encodes these proteins:
- a CDS encoding PIG-L deacetylase family protein, giving the protein MQDLEKMINEILKLPESEALKTIVRSIVAPDFDKAFDNSRRVLCVAPHPDDCEVGAGGTIAALVKLGKDVFFAVLSDGCLGTSDPSLYPQKLAEIRRLEQEEAAKMLGVKNVFWLGYKDGYVPYNKEARAKLVTLIRFLKPDLILAPDPWLSYEAHPDHRNTGFLAAEATMVSSLPHYVEEDLLKGLEPWKPKYIAFYYTSKPNFYYDITNYIEAKLKALKIHKSQFEANWDMFEALIKFIAAVYGKRAGVKYAEAFKLLPTSLIHAVPFAEII; this is encoded by the coding sequence ATGCAAGACTTAGAAAAAATGATCAATGAAATTTTGAAATTGCCTGAATCAGAGGCTTTAAAAACTATTGTTAGAAGTATTGTTGCACCTGATTTCGATAAAGCCTTTGACAACTCCAGAAGAGTTTTGTGTGTAGCTCCCCATCCTGATGATTGTGAAGTTGGTGCTGGTGGAACTATTGCAGCACTTGTGAAACTAGGTAAGGATGTTTTCTTTGCTGTTTTAAGTGATGGTTGCTTGGGCACCTCAGACCCTAGTCTATATCCACAAAAACTTGCTGAAATTCGTAGACTTGAGCAGGAGGAGGCGGCGAAGATGCTTGGTGTAAAAAATGTTTTTTGGCTTGGATATAAAGATGGTTATGTGCCTTACAATAAAGAGGCTAGGGCAAAACTAGTTACTTTAATTAGATTTTTGAAGCCGGATCTCATTCTTGCACCGGATCCATGGCTTTCATACGAGGCGCACCCAGATCATAGAAACACAGGGTTTTTAGCAGCAGAAGCAACTATGGTTTCTAGTTTGCCACATTATGTTGAAGAAGATTTGCTAAAGGGTTTAGAACCTTGGAAACCAAAATACATAGCATTTTACTATACATCAAAACCTAATTTCTATTACGACATAACAAACTATATAGAGGCTAAGTTAAAAGCGTTGAAAATTCACAAATCTCAATTTGAAGCAAATTGGGATATGTTCGAAGCTTTAATCAAGTTCATTGCTGCAGTCTATGGCAAAAGAGCTGGTGTTAAATATGCAGAAGCTTTTAAACTTCTTCCAACATCACTTATACATGCAGTTCCATTTGCAGAAATAATTTAG
- a CDS encoding DUF998 domain-containing protein: MVNDMINTIIFTIWKFTGIIAAVLAWIIIAISISQNPWFDVFKHALSDLGGSKANNPWIYNIGLIVTGVITCLYALYIAYVANSKVYVYASALLFVAGIFLALIGIYPSGTRPHTFVSTWFFIQMLLAIIATAIGMAVEHRIVYSIVFGVVAIAGPLGAIFLKWPSVALLEIYGIVLIDICVVLMTTRF, encoded by the coding sequence ATGGTAAACGATATGATAAACACAATTATCTTCACCATATGGAAATTTACAGGAATTATTGCAGCAGTTTTGGCTTGGATAATCATAGCTATTTCCATATCTCAAAACCCTTGGTTTGATGTTTTTAAGCATGCACTAAGTGATTTAGGTGGGTCAAAGGCTAATAACCCATGGATATATAACATAGGCTTGATAGTTACAGGTGTTATAACGTGTTTATACGCATTATACATAGCTTATGTGGCAAATAGCAAAGTATATGTATATGCATCTGCACTACTATTTGTAGCTGGAATCTTCCTGGCATTGATAGGTATTTACCCAAGTGGGACAAGGCCTCACACCTTTGTATCAACATGGTTTTTCATACAGATGCTTCTTGCAATAATTGCTACAGCTATAGGAATGGCTGTGGAGCATAGAATAGTATACAGCATAGTTTTTGGTGTTGTAGCAATTGCAGGTCCTTTAGGTGCTATATTCTTGAAGTGGCCTTCTGTAGCACTTTTAGAAATATATGGAATAGTGTTGATAGATATCTGCGTAGTTTTAATGACAACAAGGTTTTGA
- a CDS encoding pyrroline-5-carboxylate reductase family protein, with amino-acid sequence MSKCIRISFIGFGRMGKAMAIGFSKAGLEKSCITVYDKLSSARKDAESNGFRVVETAAEVCKYSEIVIVAVKPRDVEEAVKSFANAAEGKIVVSIAALVPLKKIEELLPKSVVYRAMPNIAVEVNEGFIALSPQSRRSEYLESVFRLLGEIEWVDEETLNMLTFYSASTPAIVAEIFDAFLLSALKAGLQYNIAKKALSTVFKGVGALLETKSVSEVRDAVITPKGVTIKAIEKMYVYGAKQRLVKALNDAYSEYEQMLSQGK; translated from the coding sequence ATGTCTAAGTGTATAAGAATCAGCTTTATAGGTTTTGGTAGAATGGGCAAGGCAATGGCCATAGGCTTTTCAAAAGCAGGCTTGGAAAAATCTTGTATTACTGTTTATGATAAGTTGTCTTCAGCTAGAAAAGATGCTGAATCCAATGGGTTTAGAGTTGTAGAAACAGCTGCAGAGGTTTGCAAATACTCTGAAATAGTTATTGTGGCTGTTAAGCCTAGAGATGTTGAAGAAGCTGTTAAAAGCTTTGCTAATGCAGCTGAAGGAAAAATTGTTGTGTCTATAGCTGCTTTAGTACCATTGAAGAAAATTGAGGAGTTGCTACCAAAATCAGTTGTGTATAGAGCTATGCCAAACATTGCTGTAGAGGTTAATGAAGGGTTTATAGCTCTATCCCCTCAGTCGAGAAGAAGTGAGTATTTGGAAAGTGTCTTTAGACTTCTTGGAGAGATTGAGTGGGTTGATGAAGAGACATTGAATATGCTAACATTTTACTCAGCTTCAACACCAGCTATAGTTGCTGAAATATTTGATGCATTCTTGTTGTCAGCTCTCAAAGCAGGACTGCAATATAACATTGCTAAAAAGGCTTTGTCAACTGTATTCAAAGGTGTTGGAGCCTTGCTTGAAACAAAAAGTGTGAGTGAAGTGAGAGATGCTGTAATAACGCCGAAGGGGGTTACTATTAAAGCTATAGAGAAAATGTATGTTTATGGGGCTAAGCAGAGACTAGTAAAAGCATTGAACGACGCATACAGTGAGTATGAGCAAATGCTTAGCCAAGGCAAATAA
- a CDS encoding pyridoxal phosphate-dependent aminotransferase, producing MSIRNIIDALRGETGFIYTAKARELSKKGFKVINFGVGQPDFPTPKHIVEEAKNALDKGFTGYTDVAGIPELRQAIADYLNERYNSDVKADEVIVTPGAKAALFLAFAAYVKPGDEVIIPDPSYYMYPEITKFLGGKPVYVPLKWMGGDKGFELDLNSIENSITSRTRAIVVNNPHNPTGAVFSQREMSKLLEIAMERNILVIVDEIYDNFVYDGDFKSFISFNNWRDYVVYANGFSKTFSMTGWRLGYLVVRKEVASKLTKLAVNIWTCATSFVQKAGVKALKNSWDSVREMIETFKRRRDVMVNELRKVSGVEVFKSKGTFYVYPNIEKVLKKMGIDVETFANRLLDEKHVVVLPGTLFSETELGKTFIRLSFALGEELIAEGIKRLREFVERL from the coding sequence ATGTCAATAAGAAATATTATAGATGCATTAAGAGGGGAAACAGGCTTCATATACACAGCAAAGGCTAGAGAACTTAGTAAAAAAGGCTTCAAAGTCATAAACTTTGGTGTTGGGCAACCAGATTTTCCAACACCAAAACACATTGTTGAAGAAGCAAAGAATGCTCTTGATAAAGGCTTTACAGGTTATACCGATGTAGCTGGAATACCAGAGCTTAGACAGGCTATAGCAGATTATTTGAATGAGCGATACAATTCTGATGTGAAAGCCGATGAGGTTATAGTGACTCCAGGAGCAAAAGCAGCACTGTTTCTCGCTTTTGCAGCTTATGTGAAACCTGGGGATGAGGTTATTATACCAGATCCATCGTATTACATGTACCCTGAAATAACAAAGTTTCTTGGTGGAAAACCAGTTTATGTACCGCTTAAGTGGATGGGTGGAGACAAGGGTTTTGAGCTTGACTTGAACTCTATAGAAAACTCTATAACGAGTAGAACAAGAGCTATTGTTGTAAACAATCCCCATAACCCTACTGGTGCGGTGTTTTCACAAAGGGAAATGTCAAAATTGCTTGAAATAGCTATGGAAAGAAACATTCTGGTTATAGTTGATGAAATTTATGATAATTTTGTATATGATGGGGATTTCAAGTCCTTTATAAGCTTTAACAACTGGAGAGATTATGTTGTATATGCAAATGGTTTTTCAAAAACATTTTCCATGACTGGCTGGAGACTTGGCTATTTAGTAGTTAGAAAAGAGGTTGCATCTAAATTAACAAAACTTGCTGTAAACATATGGACTTGTGCAACATCGTTTGTTCAAAAAGCTGGTGTAAAAGCGTTGAAGAATTCTTGGGATTCTGTAAGGGAGATGATAGAAACTTTCAAAAGAAGAAGAGATGTTATGGTGAATGAGCTTAGAAAGGTTAGTGGTGTTGAGGTGTTTAAAAGCAAAGGAACATTCTATGTATATCCAAATATTGAGAAAGTGTTAAAGAAAATGGGCATAGATGTTGAGACATTTGCTAACAGGCTCTTAGATGAAAAGCATGTTGTTGTTTTGCCAGGAACGCTATTCTCAGAAACAGAGCTTGGTAAAACCTTCATAAGACTTAGTTTTGCATTAGGTGAGGAACTAATTGCTGAAGGTATTAAGAGATTGAGAGAATTTGTTGAGCGCTTGTAA
- a CDS encoding NADP-dependent isocitrate dehydrogenase: MKKIAMMNPIVEIDGDEMARVMWHWVKEKLIEPYVDLKVEYYDLHIKVRDETNDEITIRAAEAIKRVGVAVKCATITPNAERVKEYNLKKEWRSPNATIREILDGTLFRAPIIVSNIKPAVRFWTKPIVVARHAFGDIYSGIGIRFDEPGEAYLVYRSVGGREYTVKIGSFSSPGVIQAYYNLDKSIYSFARAVFKYALIFNLDVWFAAKETISKVYDARFKEVFQEVYEKEFREEFSRRGLKYEYYLIDDAYSRAMRSEGGFVWAAKNYDGDVLSDMIASAYSGSLAMMTSELLSPEGYYMAEAAHGTVQRHYYKYLKGEKTSTNPTAIIFAWAKGLRRRGELDKNSDLIKFAEALEKAVIKTIEVDRIMTQDIAKVSDPPVNMVATTEEFIEAVRKNLEHILQHQEF; the protein is encoded by the coding sequence ATGAAGAAAATTGCAATGATGAATCCCATTGTTGAAATTGATGGAGATGAAATGGCTAGGGTTATGTGGCACTGGGTTAAGGAGAAGCTTATAGAGCCTTATGTTGATTTAAAGGTTGAATACTATGATCTTCATATAAAGGTTAGGGATGAGACTAACGATGAGATTACTATTAGAGCTGCTGAAGCCATTAAGAGAGTTGGTGTAGCTGTTAAATGCGCTACTATAACACCTAATGCTGAAAGAGTTAAGGAATACAATCTTAAAAAGGAGTGGAGATCCCCAAATGCCACAATCAGAGAGATTTTGGATGGCACATTGTTTAGAGCACCTATAATTGTTAGCAACATTAAGCCAGCTGTAAGATTTTGGACAAAGCCAATTGTTGTTGCAAGACATGCTTTTGGAGATATCTATTCTGGTATTGGCATAAGGTTTGACGAGCCTGGCGAGGCATATTTAGTTTATAGAAGTGTTGGTGGAAGGGAATACACAGTTAAAATAGGTTCCTTCTCCTCACCAGGAGTTATACAAGCATATTACAACCTAGACAAATCAATATATTCTTTTGCTAGAGCTGTATTTAAATATGCCCTCATATTCAATTTAGATGTGTGGTTCGCTGCAAAGGAAACAATATCCAAGGTTTATGACGCTAGGTTTAAGGAGGTGTTTCAGGAGGTTTATGAGAAGGAGTTTAGAGAGGAGTTCTCTAGAAGAGGACTCAAATACGAGTATTATCTAATTGACGATGCTTATTCAAGGGCTATGAGATCTGAAGGAGGTTTTGTATGGGCTGCTAAAAACTATGATGGAGATGTTTTATCAGACATGATAGCATCTGCATACTCTGGAAGCTTAGCAATGATGACATCAGAACTTCTATCTCCAGAGGGTTACTACATGGCTGAAGCAGCACATGGAACTGTTCAAAGGCACTACTACAAGTATTTGAAAGGAGAAAAAACATCAACAAACCCAACAGCAATAATCTTTGCCTGGGCTAAGGGGCTTAGAAGAAGAGGTGAATTAGATAAGAACAGCGATTTAATTAAGTTTGCTGAAGCACTTGAAAAAGCTGTTATAAAAACAATAGAAGTTGATAGAATCATGACCCAAGACATTGCAAAAGTCTCGGATCCCCCAGTAAACATGGTTGCAACAACAGAGGAATTCATAGAAGCTGTTCGAAAAAACCTTGAACATATTTTACAACATCAAGAATTTTAA
- a CDS encoding HEPN domain-containing protein: MSYEEAELLKERAERFLENAKELIEKGVYDLAAFNLEQYCQLILKYLLLIETGTYPRTHSPIRLLEILSSIKPGLKILLDNENHYLMITKLEDAYIGARYLPRRYTEKEVKAMYRFVVEVFKRVVEGV; the protein is encoded by the coding sequence GTGTCTTATGAGGAAGCTGAGTTATTGAAGGAGAGAGCTGAACGCTTTTTGGAGAACGCGAAAGAATTGATTGAGAAAGGAGTTTACGACTTAGCTGCTTTTAATTTAGAGCAGTACTGTCAGCTAATACTAAAGTACTTGCTTCTCATTGAGACTGGTACATATCCTCGAACTCACTCTCCTATAAGACTCTTAGAGATACTCTCATCTATTAAGCCTGGCTTAAAAATACTGTTAGATAATGAAAATCATTATCTAATGATCACGAAACTTGAAGATGCATATATAGGAGCTAGATATCTACCACGACGATATACTGAGAAAGAAGTTAAAGCCATGTATAGATTTGTTGTTGAGGTGTTTAAACGTGTCGTTGAAGGAGTTTAA
- a CDS encoding nucleotidyltransferase domain-containing protein, with amino-acid sequence MSLKEFKIYIEYSKRIRETFSNPIEFLKKVKEDILKMLPNAEIYLFGSVSRGKYTLSSDIDVLIVVDNLEGVDVDLVKAKIKKKYIDNPLEIHLIDRKILKNWYSKFIQKEELIKI; translated from the coding sequence GTGTCGTTGAAGGAGTTTAAAATATATATAGAGTATTCGAAGAGAATTCGAGAGACTTTCTCAAATCCTATTGAATTCCTAAAGAAGGTTAAGGAAGACATACTTAAGATGCTGCCCAATGCAGAAATATACTTATTTGGCAGTGTCTCAAGGGGTAAGTATACACTTTCAAGCGACATCGACGTATTAATCGTTGTTGACAACCTAGAGGGAGTTGATGTTGACTTAGTAAAAGCAAAAATTAAGAAGAAATACATAGATAATCCACTAGAAATACACTTGATTGATAGAAAAATCCTTAAAAACTGGTACTCTAAATTCATACAAAAAGAAGAACTAATTAAAATCTAG
- a CDS encoding nucleotidyltransferase domain-containing protein — translation MGEKTINGDWSEYLAKAISEIEKRFGVEALIVFGSWSRSGGGEWSDIDLLIITDEVRELNPLDRFTISAELKKYRVDAFFYTFEELESMSLKGNPLALSALIEGIALKTSPRVMELMRKVKKMYVKKGRTWLILSPNTKQAISNSFSIN, via the coding sequence GTGGGTGAAAAAACGATTAATGGAGATTGGAGTGAATATTTAGCAAAGGCGATTAGTGAAATAGAGAAGAGATTCGGTGTAGAAGCTTTGATAGTGTTTGGTTCTTGGAGTAGAAGTGGTGGGGGAGAATGGAGTGACATAGACTTGTTAATTATAACAGATGAAGTTAGAGAATTGAATCCTTTAGACAGGTTCACTATTTCAGCAGAATTGAAAAAGTATAGAGTAGACGCGTTTTTCTACACTTTTGAAGAATTAGAGTCAATGTCTTTAAAAGGCAACCCACTGGCTCTATCAGCATTAATTGAGGGAATTGCTCTAAAAACTAGTCCTAGAGTAATGGAACTAATGAGAAAGGTAAAGAAAATGTACGTGAAGAAGGGTAGAACATGGCTAATTCTCTCCCCCAATACAAAACAAGCAATTAGTAATAGTTTTTCAATCAATTAA
- a CDS encoding HEPN domain-containing protein has product MERFEEARRWFLQALRDLKAAGDSLRSGNYEWSCFQAQQAAEKAVKALMYAHGKSSWGHSIIELLTELSIDEHIPEELCVYARELDRHYIPSRHPNAFESGYPGMYYDEPTAEKALMAAKNIVEWVKKRLMEIGVNI; this is encoded by the coding sequence TTGGAGCGTTTTGAGGAGGCTAGGAGATGGTTTCTTCAAGCACTTAGGGATTTGAAGGCTGCTGGAGATAGCTTAAGGAGTGGTAACTATGAGTGGAGCTGTTTCCAAGCTCAGCAAGCAGCTGAGAAAGCTGTGAAAGCGTTGATGTATGCTCATGGCAAGAGCTCATGGGGACACTCAATCATTGAATTGCTAACTGAGTTGAGTATTGATGAACATATACCTGAGGAGCTTTGTGTTTATGCTAGAGAGCTTGATAGACACTATATACCATCGAGACATCCTAATGCTTTTGAATCTGGCTATCCTGGAATGTACTACGATGAGCCAACAGCTGAAAAAGCTCTTATGGCTGCTAAAAACATAGTTGAGTGGGTGAAAAAACGATTAATGGAGATTGGAGTGAATATTTAG